A genomic window from Lycium barbarum isolate Lr01 chromosome 4, ASM1917538v2, whole genome shotgun sequence includes:
- the LOC132635578 gene encoding uncharacterized protein LOC132635578: MGWGNIYKRRVKVFAVALIIYFDYKALQQREKWVNKSKKASLWEKAHERNARRVLNLIVELEGLWVKLGQYLSTRADVLPEAYTCLLKQLQDSLPPRSLKEVCQTIEKELGKTMDDLFLDFDKVPLATASIAQVHRATLIDGQEVVVKVQHDGIKAVILEDLKNAKSIVDWIAWAEPQYNFHPMIDEWCKEAPKELDFNQEAENTQKVSRNLHCNKKCDDSKPANHVDVLIPEVIQSTEKVLILEYMDGVRLNDTESLQALGVDKQKLVEEITRAYAHQIYVDGFFNGDPHPGNFLVSKEPPHRPILLDFGLTKLLSSSLKQALAKMFLAAAEGDHVALLAAFAEMGLKFRLDVPEQAMEVTSVFFRSATPASEALESMKMLSEQRSKNLKVIQEKMKLNEKEVKRFNPVDAFPSDIVIFGRVLNLLRGLSATMNVRIVYMDIMRPFAESVLQSNLNRGPALNPRWIYDTSIHSDVEAKLRQLLVELGNAEKILGIQVCAYKDGEVIIDTAAGVLGKYDPRPVQPDSLFSVFSVTKGICAGLVHWLVDNGKLKLEDNIANIWPEFGSNGKDQIKVHHVLNHTSGLHNAMADINQEDPFLMTDWDECLKRIAMSAPETAPGHDQLYHYLSFGWLCGGIIERASGRRFQELLEEAFVRPLKIDGELYVGIPPGVESRLATLTIDMSDLTKLSNVGNRSDLPTTFQPQQMAQLATTLPAIFNSLYARRAIIPAANGHCSARALARYYAALAEGGRVPPPHYSSMPTLGSHPHIPKFPSQQTVKKQKSRKRTCLDGPGLTQDSNLSIENGYGRDGEGNVYIQVPTDHSCSNGDISNDNRNIKLFHNPRVHDAFVGVGEYENLTYPNGMFGLGFKRSYSTNGELIGFGHSGIGGSTGFCNIEHKFAMAVTLNKMSFGTVTAKIIHLICSELNIPVPQEISRLVETGSTSQSEIGKPLIN; encoded by the exons ATGGGATGGGGAAACATCTATAAGAGGCGTGTGAAAGTTTTTGCTGTAGCTCTTATCATTTACTTTGATTACAAG GCTTTACAGCAGAGAGAAAAATGGGTGAACAAGTCAAAGAAAGCTTCTCTATGGGAGAAAGCTCATGAACGCAATGCTAGGCGTGTTCTTAATTTAATAGTAGAGCTAGAAGGTTTGTGGGTGAAACTTGGACAATACCTATCCACGCGTGCTGATGTACTGCCAGAGGCATATACATGCCTTTTGAAGCAATTACAAGACTCTCTTCCTCCCCGCTCTTTAAAAGAG GTATGCCAAACCATAGAAAAAGAGCTGGGGAAGACCATGGACGACCTATTCTTGGATTTTGACAAAGTACCTCTGGCAACAGCCTCA ATAGCTCAAGTTCATCGTGCAACCTTGATTGATGGACAGGAAGTTGTCGTCAAAGTCCAGCATGATGGCATAAAAGCAGTTATACTGGAG GACTTGAAAAATGCCAAGTCAATAGTTGATTGGATAGCATGGGCGGAACCGCAATATAATTTCCACCCCATGATAGATGAATGGTGCAAAGAAGCACCTAAAGAACTAGACTTCAATCAGGAGGCTG AAAACACCCAGAAGGTCTCAAGAAATCTTCATTGTAACAAAAAATGTGATGATAGTAAGCCTGCTAATCATGTGGACGTACTAATTCCTGAAGTCATTCAA TCTACTGAAAAGGTTCTCATACTTGAGTATATGGACGGTGTTCGTCTGAATGACACTGAGTCACTTCAAGCTTTGGGAGTAGACAAGCAGAAACTTGTCGAAGAAATTACACGTGCATATGCACACCAAATTTATGTTGATGGATTTTTTAATGGAGACCCTCATCCAG GAAATTTTCTGGTGAGCAAGGAACCACCTCATCGCCCAATTTTGCTGGATTTTGGGCTCACAAAGCTACTATCAAGCTCCTTGAAGCAAGCTCTTGCGAAAATGTTTCTGGCAGCTGCTGAG GGGGACCATGTAGCACTTTTGGCTGCATTTGCAGAGATGGGACTCAAGTTTCGCCTTGACGTACCGGAACAGGCTATGGAAGTTACCTCTGTGTTCTTCCGTTCTGCCACGCCTGCCAGTGAAGCTCTT GAAAGTATGAAAATGTTATCTGAGCAAAGGTCAAAAAATCTCAAGGTTATACAAGAAAAGATGAAACTGAATGAGAAGGAAGTGAAACGCTTTAATCCT GTTGATGCTTTTCCTAGTGATATTGTTATATTTGGGAGGGTTCTCAATCTTCTTAGAG GGCTTTCTGCAACAATGAATGTCCGCATAGTCTATATGGATATCATGAGACCTTTTGCTGAATCTGTGCTCCAAAG CAACTTAAATAGAGGGCCAGCCTTGAATCCACGATGGATCTATGACACCTCAATTCATTCTGATGTTGAAGCCAAGCTACGGCAGCTTTTGGTTGAGCTTGGGAATGCTGAGAAAATACTTGGAATCCAG GTATGTGCCTACAAAGATGGAGAAGTGATCATTGATACTGCTGCTGGGGTACTTGGAAAATATGATCCTCGACCAGTCCAACCCGATAGCTTATTTTCTGTTTTTTCAGTAACAAAGGGAATCTGTGCTGGACTGGTGCACTGGCTGGTTGATAATGG AAAGCTGAAGCTTGAGGACAATATTGCAAATATATGGCCCGAATTTGGATCAAATGGAAAAGACCAAATAAAG GTTCATCATGTTCTTAACCATACCTCCGGCTTACATAACGCTATGGCTGATATTAACCAAGAAGACCCTTTTTTGATGACTGATTGGGATGAATGTTTAAAGCGAATTGCCATGTCTGCTCCAGAAACTGCACCAGGTCATGATCAGCTGTACCATTATTTGTCTTTTGGCTGGTTATGTGGTGGCATTATTGAG CGAGCATCCGGAAGAAGATTTCAAGAGCTCCTAGAAGAAGCTTTTGTTCGCCCTTTAAAGATTGATGGCGAGCTCTATGTTGGAATTCCTCCAG GTGTGGAATCTCGACTTGCAACACTTACAATAGATATGAGCGATCTCACCAAGTTGTCAAATGTTGGCAACCGTTCAGACCTTCCAACCACATTCCAGCCGCAGCAGATGGCTCAACTTGCAACTACTTTACCTGCAATATTTAACTCACTCTATGCTCGCCGTGCTATTATACCTGCTGCCAATGGACACTGCTCGGCCCGTGCCCTAGCCCGCTATTACGCTGCACTCGCTGAGGGTGGGAGAGTTCCTCCACCACATTATTCTTCCATGCCAACCTTAGGAAGCCACCCACACATTCCGAAGTTCCCTTCTCAGCAGACTGTTAAGAAGCAAAAATCTCGAAAGAGAACTTGTTTAGATGGTCCTGGACTGACTCAAGATAGCAATTTATCCATTGAGAATGGTTATGGACGTGATGGTGAAGGTAATGTTTACATCCAGGTTCCCACTGACCATAGCTGCAGCAATGGCGATATTTCAAATGATAACCGGAATATCAAACTCTTCCATAACCCAAGAGTTCATGATGCTTTCGTGGGAGTTGGAGAATATGAAAACTTGACCTATCCCAATGGGATGTTTGGGCTTGGATTTAAAAGGAGTTACTCAACAAATGGGGAACTTATTGGCTTCGGGCATTCAGGTATCGGTGGATCTACTGGTTTTTGTAACATCGAGCATAAGTTTGCAATGGCAGTAACTCTTAATAAGATGTCATTTGGAACTGTGACGGCGAAGATAATACACTTGATATGTTCTGAGCTTAACATTCCAGTGCCACAGGAAATTTCCAGACTTGTTGAGACTGGATCTACTAGTCAGTCGGAAATAGGTAAACCACTGATTAACTAA